Within SAR202 cluster bacterium, the genomic segment CAACCTGGACATTGACCCGGTATCCGAAGTCCGGCCTCCGGGGTCTAACGAAAACATTCTTGGCTACTTGCCCAAAATGGAGATAACGGTAGACCTGGATGTGCCGCCCATCCAGTACATCGCGCCCGTTTCGCCCAAGAATCGCAGCATTATACCCGGCATCCCTGTTGAGGAGCTGGTTGAAGAACTGGGCCGCCTGTGGCTGATCGGCTTTGCCGTAGCCGGAGGCCTTCTCCTTCTGGTCTTCTTGAGGCGCCGCAGGAGGTACATTATCCCCCGCCCGCTGCTGGTACCGCCGCCCGATAGGGACACGGTGGTCACAATAGGCATGTTCGACGGCGTCCACCTCGGACACCAGCACCTTATCGCGGCTGTAATCCAGGAGGCGAAGGACAAAAACCGCCGGTCCGCCGTGGTCACGTTCAAGAACCACCCGGCAACCGTTCTGCGCCCGTCCGCCGCGCCCCTTATGATCATTACACTGGAGGAGCGCATCTCCAGGCTGAAGGCGCTCGGTGTGGACTATATCGTGCCTATCGAGTTTGATAAGGCCCTTGCGAGCCTGACCGCCGAGGACTTCCTGAAAATCCTGCAAGAGGACCTGCGGATGAAGGGCTTCGTCGTTGGACCGGACTTCGCAATGGGCCGGGGCCGAAAGGGGGATGTGAAGGCGTTGCACAAGCTGAGCGAGGATATGCACTTCGATCTCAGGATCGTTGGGCCGCTTAAAGACCCTTACGGGGAAGCGGTGAGGAGCACCAATATCCGCAAGCAGCTCGCCGCGGGCTACGTCAGCCGTGTAAGCAACCAGATGGGCAGGCACTTTGTGTTGCGCGGCCCAGTAGTTCATGGCAACGGCAAGGGCAGCGGGCTGGGCTTCCCGACGGCCAACCTTAACGTGCCGCCCGGTATGGCCATTCCGGCCGACGGAGTCTATGCCGGCCACGCGCTCGTGGACGGGCAGCGGTACATGTCCGCCATCAGCATAGGCAGCCGGCCCACGTTCGAGAACGGCACTTACGCCATAGAGGCGTTCATCCTGGACTTCTCCGGCGATATCTACGGCAAGGACATCGGCCTGGAGTTCGTGCACCGGCTCCGCGGACAGGTCAAGTTCGCCACCGTGGAGGATTTGCAGAAGCAGGTAGACAAGGACATCGCAGAGGCGAGGGCCATACTGCTGAACGCGGGGACGAGGTAG encodes:
- a CDS encoding bifunctional riboflavin kinase/FAD synthetase encodes the protein MIDQEPGHLKFITFNPDTGLWEEIGTLVIENGVVSPVSHLSLYAIVAPKDVLERNGYYSEPSDKKSAALFLKTLYDKAVSLSTGDVTGIEVRLDTRGTTVGYIESVVNYPADNFNFLGLDTKGTVCDKGVHVVSQAPGRIVVRCEATSLINFNDSLLVATLRFEAKQEGTTNLDIDPVSEVRPPGSNENILGYLPKMEITVDLDVPPIQYIAPVSPKNRSIIPGIPVEELVEELGRLWLIGFAVAGGLLLLVFLRRRRRYIIPRPLLVPPPDRDTVVTIGMFDGVHLGHQHLIAAVIQEAKDKNRRSAVVTFKNHPATVLRPSAAPLMIITLEERISRLKALGVDYIVPIEFDKALASLTAEDFLKILQEDLRMKGFVVGPDFAMGRGRKGDVKALHKLSEDMHFDLRIVGPLKDPYGEAVRSTNIRKQLAAGYVSRVSNQMGRHFVLRGPVVHGNGKGSGLGFPTANLNVPPGMAIPADGVYAGHALVDGQRYMSAISIGSRPTFENGTYAIEAFILDFSGDIYGKDIGLEFVHRLRGQVKFATVEDLQKQVDKDIAEARAILLNAGTR